Proteins co-encoded in one Ooceraea biroi isolate clonal line C1 chromosome 9, Obir_v5.4, whole genome shotgun sequence genomic window:
- the LOC113562660 gene encoding uncharacterized protein LOC113562660, giving the protein MVRRSALVYDFLRTEQLPDGFSQKEIVTHISSKYDIVAGKTLQKDVAVALRRGLDFGILAKKGNKFRFDPNFHQTANLKRNIARRNTETKKRKRNSKKKATGNKSTAAKGQRRQRRRSPTRDRARKQSSSVPRPKLPRPPSWSPKRRYLAEEPIPKVKHDS; this is encoded by the exons ATGGTGCGCCGATCTGCCCTCGTATACGACTTTCTCCGTACCGAGCAGCTACCCGATGGTTTTTCCCAGAAAGAGATTGTGACGCACATCAGCAGCAAATATGACATCGTGGCCGGCAAAACTCTTCAGAAAGACGTCGCCGTCGCCTTACGCCGCGGCCTGGACTTCGGTATACTTGCTAAGAAGGGAAACAAATTCAG GTTTGATCCCAACTTTCATCAAACTGCAAACTTGAAACGCAATATCGCCAGGAGGAATACAGAgacaaagaagagaaagagaaacagcaAGAAAAAGGCAACCGGCAACAAATCGACCGCAGCCAAAGGCCAACGACGCCAACGACGAAGATCCCCGACCCGCGACAGAGCTCGCAAACAATCGAGCTCGGTACCGCGACCTAAATTGCCTAGACCACCTTCATGGTCGCCGAAAAGAAGATATCTCGCCGAGGAGCCTATACCGAAAGTTAAGCATGATTCCTAA